Proteins from a genomic interval of Nasonia vitripennis strain AsymCx chromosome 3, Nvit_psr_1.1, whole genome shotgun sequence:
- the LOC100122972 gene encoding phenoloxidase 1, protein MDKNLLLLFDRPSEPVYVPKGEGKVSFEVPTNYLPKKYQPVAQRILSRFGEDSLSSVPIKPIAIPDLSLVLQLSRYDSFSLFIPAHRKMATRLTELFLGMRTIEDLLSLAAYTRDRVNPQMFIYSLSVAILHRDDTKHLSVPQLSEIFPDKYMDSQVFNRAKETANVVPAGSRMPIEIPLNYTATDVDPEHRVAYWREDVGINLHHWHWHLVYPFDGPRVAVNKDRRGELFYYMHHQIMARYNAERLCNGLQRVQPFIDLRSPIPEAYFPKLDQLVAGRAWPARPTNMTLSDINRSADKLRFDISDIELYRSRMLEAVQTRRVRNVQGGTQILDENTGIDILGNMMEASILSPDQTFYGDLHNLGHLAISYIHDPDHRYLESFAIMGDSTTAMRDPIFYRWHAFVDNVFTQFKDSLPAYNTQDLGFQGVTVQDIRITSPGSNPNTLNCHWTKSDIDLSRGLDFTPRGSVLARLQHLNHDEFSYSFVVNNTNNQEVTGTVRVFIAPKYDETGRALSFNDQRLLMIEMDKFTTRLRRGQNTVNRNSVESAVTIPFEATFRNLNDNRPSDSDLSNFDQFNICGCGWPQHMLVPKGTRQGYPMDMFVMISNYEFDRVNQAEPTGCRDGVSFCGLKDLKYPDARSMGYPFDRVARAGVTSMSDFLTPNMRVQQITVRFTDTIKARQPSTL, encoded by the exons ATGGACAAAAATCTTCTTCTTTTGTTCGACCGCCCTAGCGAGCCCGTTTACGTGCCTAAAGGCGAGGGAAAAGTCAGCTTTGAAGTTCCAACGAACTACTTG CCTAAGAAATACCAACCGGTAGCCCAAAGGATTCTAAGTCGTTTCGGCGAAGATTCTCTATCGTCAGTGCCCATTAAGCCAATTGCGATCCCAGACTTGTCTCTGGTTTTGCAGCTTAGCCGATATGACAGCTTCTCCTTATTCATCCCCGCTCACCGAAAAATGGCTACTCGTCTTACCGAGCTATTCTTGG GTATGCGAACGATCGAGGACTTGTTATCGTTGGCTGCCTACACCCGAGACCGCGTGAATCCCCAGATGTTTATTTACTCGTTGTCTGTTGCTATTCTGCATCGCGACGATACTAAGCATCTTTCGGTTCCCCAACTCTCCGAGATTTTCCCTGATAAGTACATGGATAGTCAAGTTTTCAACCGGGCCAAGGAAACTGCTAACGTCGTGCCTGCTGGTTCACGC ATGCCTATTGAAATCCCATTGAACTACACTGCAACGGATGTTGACCCCGAACATCGTGTAGCCTACTGGCGTGAAGATGTTGGTATCAATCTTCACCACTGGCACTGGCATCTCGTTTACCCTTTCGATGGACCACGAGTAGCAGTCAACAAGGACAGGCGTGGAGAACTCTTCTATTACATGCACCATCAAATCATGGCTAG ATACAACGCCGAACGCCTCTGCAACGGTCTCCAACGCGTCCAACCTTTCATAGATCTACGTTCACCGATCCCGGAAGCCTACTTCCCGAAGCTGGACCAGTTGGTTGCTGGGCGTGCTTGGCCAGCTAGACCAACAAACATGACTCTTTCAGACATCAATAGATCAGCCGATAAATTGAGGTTCGACATCTCTGATATCGAGCTTTACAGGAGTCGTATGTTAGAAGCTGTGCAAACTCGCAGAGTTCGTAACGTTCAGGGCGGTACTCAGATATTAGACGAGAACACAGGTATTGATATTCTTGGAAATATGATGGAGGCTAGTATTCTTAGCCCTGATCAAACCTTCTACGGTGATCTGCACAATTTGGGACACCTTGCTATCTCTTACATCCACGATCCAGACCATCGCTACTTG gAATCGTTCGCCATCATGGGCGATTCTACAACCGCTATGAGAGATCCAATCTTCTACAGATGGCACGCATTCGTTGACAATGTCTTCACTCAGTTCAAGGACAGTCTACCAGCTTACAATACGCAAGAT TTGGGCTTCCAAGGAGTCACGGTGCAGGATATCCGCATCACCAGCCCAGGATCTAACCCCAATACCTTGAACTGTCACTGGACTAAGAGCGATATCGATTTATCGCGAGGTCTGGACTTCACTCCTCGAGGATCAGTTCTGGCTCGTCTGCAGCATCTTAACCACGATGAGTTCTCTTATAGCTTTGTTGTAAACAACACGAACAACCAAGAAGTGACTGGTACTGTGCGAGTATTCATTGCACCAAAGTACGATGAGACTGGACGAGCTCTCAGCTTCAACGATCAACGACTGTTGATGATCGAAATGGACAAATTCACTACCAGGC TGAGGCGTGGACAGAACACGGTCAACCGCAACTCAGTTGAATCAGCTGTGACCATTCCTTTCGAGGCTACCTTCCGCAATTTGAATGATAACAGACCATCCGACTCAGATCTTTCTAACTTCGACCAATTCAACATTTGTGGTTGTGGATGGCCCCAGCATATGCTTGTACCTAAAGGTACAAGACAGGGCTACCCTATGGACATGTTCGTCATGATCTCCAATTACGAATTTGACAgg GTCAACCAAGCAGAGCCAACTGGCTGCCGTGACGGCGTCAGCTTCTGTGGACTGAAGGACCTCAAGTACCCGGACGCACGCTCAATGGGATACCCATTCGATCGCGTGGCGCGTGCTGGAGTCACATCGATGTCCGACTTCCTCACCCCCAACATGAGGGTGCAACAGATCACGGTCAGGTTTACCGACACCATCAAAGCCCGTCAGCCAAGTACTCTGTAA